GGGACGAGGGGCTCATCCATGTCCCTGCCCTCATCTCTCCACGCTCCTCGGAGGATGTGGACCTCAGCCCGCCAGACATCGGCGTCGCCAGCCTGGACTTCGACCCCATGTCCTTCCAGTGCAGCCCCCCCCAGGCAGAGTCCGAGTGCCTGGacagcagcacctccctgctGGAGGCCATCGATATCAATAAGGAGAAGCCAAGCCTGCTCAAGAAGGATTTAGAATCAGGCAGCCAGTCCCAgaccccaggcagtgccaccagTTCTGAGCCAGTGTCCCCTTTCCAGGAGAAGATGAGTCCCTTCTTTACACTGGAGCTGAGCCCCACGGAAGAGCAGGCCTGCAAACCCCTCAGCTTCTCACCCAAGACAGCCCGAAAGCCCATCAAATCTCCACCACTGAGCACAGAACCCACCTCCTTTGTGTTACCCAGCCGTGTGCCAGAGGCCATGGGAGGAGTGCCCACCACATCCAGGAACtcctctgcttccagctggAGCAAAGAGATTGGCATCACTGAGATCACAAACAGGTCCCCAACCCAGATGTCCTTGCCCCTGAAAAACAGTGAAACAGGAACAGGGGAAGGAGCCCACCAagagctgcagcatccccagctAGTGGCTGCTTGCAAAGCAGAGTTGCCAGAAGAAGGGGAGAGAGCCATGCCAAGCAGTCAGAATAAGACTGTACCCAGTGGACACACCCAGCCAGGTACAGTGCATTTTCCTCCATTCTTTCTTTAAGTTCCAAAGGGGAGCTGCTCTCAGAACCGTCCTCCTCTGCGTGCCTTTAGGAGAGGGGATTGCCCGTCAGTTCTGGTCACGAGTGTCTTACAGGGCTGTGCAGATCGGTAAAGTCTTAACCTCTGCCTTCTCCCTACATCACACAAATCTCGGATAATTTCCGTAATGCTTTATATTccgcttttttttttccccatcctctCACACGTGAAAATCTCTAGCATGTCCTTCTCAGTCATTTCAACCAATAGACCATCTaagacttttccttttttaaattaaaaatctgcCAACACTCGAAGAAGGGACCTTTCCGCCAAAAACCTTATGATCAAAATTGTGTAAGGGTATCTCATTCTCTGCTACCTCCTTCCTACCTCTAGAAATGCAAGAGGAGCCTTTAGACAAtctcttgggttttttcctctttgtcatGAACTGCTGTGCTGTCGAGCAGCGTTTGCCTGTGAGACACAAGTGTTTCACATCAGAAGGAACTGCCACTGTGAAAGTGTGGAGAGCATCTATTTTTTTATAATAGTCGTTAAGGTCACTCTCCTTATTGGGTAACATAAAATCACTCTCTCTctcaattttccccccattagGAGCAGTTGCCCTCGACTCCCCCCAGGATCCTGTTCCCGTCAGTTCTGTGTCTCTtatccctcctcctcctccgaaAAATGCAGCGCGCATGCTGGCCCTAGCATTAGCCGAGTCCGCACAGCAAGCATCCGCCCAGTCCCACAAAAGGCCAGGAGATGCTCATGCTGAAAGCACAAATTATGGAGAGGCTGAAGCTGGCACAGCTCTAGAAAAGCTCCATCTCTCTGCGGGCGCTCCCGACAAGCTGCACCTGTTCACTGCTCTGCCCGAGAACCGCCTGCACTTCCAGCCCGGGGCACCTTTAGAGCAGGACTGCCAAGGCACGGCTGGGGAGCAGAACCACCCGCCCGGCGCACCTGGAGGCCAAGAGCCCCTGCCTCTCGACACGGGCATGCCCAGGGACAcgcctggcagcagggatgtggAGCAGGAGCAGTCCAGCATCCACCTCAGCAGAGCGGGGAACAAggagcccttccctgcccacGTAGGGGACTGGGAGCACGCGGCCCTCCACGGCCCCGGGACGCTGCCGGAGCGGGAGCTGCCTGGCATGGAGCTGGCTGTGGAACAGCCCCACCTGCGCGCAGGCCTGGCTGGGGACAAGCTGCACGCTCCCTGCACGGCCGAGGACAAGCTGCAGTCCCCCTCCGTGGGTGCCGCGGGGGACAAGGGCTCCCCGGCCGCGGTGCCGTACCTGAGCACCCTCCCGGGCGCGgcccccgagccccgcgccccgccTGGGGCCGCCCCCCAGGCAGACGCCGCCGTCCCTCCTGCGCCGCGtgcggccgcagccccggcacaGAGACAGGAGCACCAGGCAGCCGTGGGACAGGTGCCGGCGGCCAAAGCACCCAGCAGCTCCGGGCAGGTAcgtgctgctccctgcacagctcctctgaAGTGCTGAGCGCTGGGGATGTCGGTCCAAATCCAAATGGCAGTGGGGAGGGGTTTGCAGGAAACCAGGAGTGTCGTGGGTATAACACAGACACGGCCTTGCAGGAACTCCTGTGCTGCTTTCCTAAGGGAATATTCCAGAATACCCACCCTCCTtggttttaaggaaaaaagtacCTGCAGGGGTAGCTAACAGAGGGATTGATAGTTCAGAATGCtcagaaagaagaatttttgtATCTTTTGACAAGGTCCTCTTCCAGCATCCTGATTAGGCTCTTGTTCAGTCAGTGACAAGATGAGAAGACACAATCTTAAACTGCACgaggagaggtttaggttggacaacaggaagaatttcttcacagaaaggttGATGAAGTGCTGGAAGGGGATGCCCCAGGAGCTGGTGGAGTCCCGATcactggaggtgtccaaggagcAAGTGGCACTtagtgctctgggctggtgacaagggGATGACGGTCTTGGGTAGGACTCAATGGTCacagaggtcttttccaaactgtGATTCTGTTAAACAAAACAGGTCAGATTGCTTGTGCAGGACTGAAATATTTCCATCAGAAAtccaaacccccccagcccATGAAACATTCCTGGCTGCAGCCCATCCTAAGCCCCACAGCTACATTTAAGCCAGGAATTTCTACTTTACTGCAGTTCTTGATCTGCTCACTGGGGCCTGAGGAGGTTAAATCCAGGAACATTTTCATTAACATCAGACATTTAAAGAAGACCACCTAACAAAACACTGAGGGTACCATGTAAGGAGACAGCCACCTTCTCCCCTTTCTCTGGTTTGGCATTTGCAGAACACACAAGTTGTGATGGGTCCCAAAAACTGCCAGTGGCATCATGTCTTCCCATGCTGAGAGAGGGAACCTACACATCTATCATTCCCCAGCAAACAGAAATCAGGCACAGACATGCTGGGAAGGAGTTGATCCATGCAAGTGTCTGGGATGTTCTAACTATAGAATAGTAGGGAAATAGCTGCTTGTCCCTAACTTTGTCTGGTTTCTTCCCTGCAGATGTGGACCACAGCTGCACCTGAAAAGCCTCCAGAGCCCACGCCTGGCTTTGTCTCTGAGAGCAGTTCCAGTGCCCGTGGCTCCTCTTCCGTGCCCGCGGGCCACCAGAGCCACTTGGAAAAGCCTCGGGAGAGCACGAGGGCTCCCCCACTGCACCTGCGCTCTGAGTCAGTCCCTGCCCCCTCCTCCTACAGCTTCACCCCGCCCGTGCCGCCCGTGAGGACGCTGGAGAGCAAGATCGCCGCGGCCATGCACTCCAACAACACGGACGCCATCAACAACTCCAACTACCACCCCTTCCTGGCCTCCTCCATGCTGGCGTCCTCCATGGAGGAagcgctgctgccgccgccacCACCGCCTCCCAAGCACTCATCCCTGCAGCCGGTGTACGTGCCGCACCCCAAGCCGGACAGCCTCCCCGAGCCCGTGGGGCCTGACAGCTACCTGCATGCCAAGCACCAGTACCGGCCCGAGGGCGTCCCTGCCCACGGCTACCATGGCAAGGCCGAGCAGCACCAGCCCTACCCGCCCCGCCCGGAGCCGCCCGTCACCGCGGGCGCGCGCTACGGCTCCTACGGCACGCAGGGCAAGGGCTCTGCCGCGGGCCTGCACCCCAAGCCCCGCAGCCGCACCGACTTTGTGTCCTCCGTGAGCCCCACGGGGCTCCGGGGCACCAGCTATGCCGAGGAGGCCCCCCCGTACCCCACCATCCGCAGGGTGCAGTCGCTGCACGTGCCCGGCccggctgccgctgccgccATCCGCTCTGTGCCCATCTCCCGCACGGAGGTGCCCCCGGACGATGAGCCCGTGTACTGCCCGCGGCCCCTCTACCAATACAAGCCGTACCAGCCCCACTCCGACTACCACGTCACGCAGCTCCAGCCCTACTTTGAGAATGGGCGGGTCCATTATCGCTACAGTCCCTACTCCAGCTCCTCCGGCTCCCCCTACTACACTGCAGCCGACGGGAGTTTCTACGACCTGGATCCCTACAGCACCGTGCGGATCCGGCCCTTCCACGGCCTGCCTGGCCGCGAGTTCAGCCCCTACGTGTCCCGGCTGCAGGGCAAGGGGCTGTACCGCTACCCCAGCCTGGCCGCCTACCCCCGGGCAGGGCTCATCAACCACCTGGGCAAAGAGCACAGCTTCGTGAGCAGGGACGTGCCCCCCGCCCCAGACATCAAGCACATGTACATGTCCTGGGACCTGGAGGACATGGAGAAGTACCGCATGCAGTCCATCCGCCGGGAGAGCCGCACGCGCCAGAAGGTCAAAGGGCCCCTCATGTCCCAGTACGACAACGTGGCCCCGCTGCTGCAGGACGAGCTGGGGGGCCTGGATGCCGTCCACCTGCGCAGCAAATCAGATCCTGGCAAGAGTGGCCTGCTCACggtggcagaggggaaggagggCAGGTACCCAGCCAAGGCAGCCACGCCCGAAGGGGACGAGCGTTACTACGGGCAGCACGCGGAGCCTGAGCTGGACCGGGCCCTCTATCACGGCGAGGGCTACGGCAATGGGCAGCCTGAGAAGCCGTCCTTGCCCCAGAAGCAGAGCAGCATCAGGAACAGGAAGATGCAcgagccaggcagcagcagcagcgagcACAGGACGTATTTGCAGCAGGAAGCCAACCATAGGCAGCCTTCCGAACCCAAAAACGGGCCCCCCTACCCCGAGTACAGGCCCAAGGGCGGCCCGGAGCCCTCCGAGCCCATGGGCTACCAGCACTCAGGCAGCAAGTACATCCCGGCCAGCCAGGAGACCCTGAGGCTGAACCACAAGGAGGGGAGGCTGGCAGACGACAGGCTGGACCTGGAGAGGCCCCGAGGCAGAGTGCCCATGGAGAAGCACTCCAGAGACTGCTACAAGCAGGAGGAACACGCCGCCTCTCCGATGGCACCACCACCCAAGCCCGAGCGGAGCCACAGCCTCCGGATGCGGGAGCACCCCGAGCCCATGGAGAAGGACTCTGCCCTGCTGTACCCGTACCAAACCCTGGGCAAGCGCCAAAGCACGATGACTGTGGTGTCCCAGTACGATAATCTGGAGGATTACCATACCCTGCCTCAGCACCAAAGAGGGGGctatgctggagcagggggctTCGTGCCCCCCGGCTTCCCGCACGTACACAGCAGAACTTACGCCACGGCGCTGGGGCAGGGAGCCTTCCtccccacagagctgtgtctgcAGAGGCCCGAGACAGAGGTGCACGTCGAGTGAGCTGTGGGGGGGACGAGGGATAGAATCTAAGCAGCCTCTGCTGGACAGTggactgttttattttttcagtgacaGTAAAAAACTCCCCAACCCTGCCCCCAGTGAGCAAAGCAAGCCCCCCTCAGCCCTCCCTTGGCCCCCACTCACTGTTTTTATGTAGTAGAGCTATAGATTTTCATGTAGTTTTGAGCCATctgggaggacagggcaggctgTGGGCACACAGGTGTTGCCAGaggccaggcagggctgacaCAGATGCtgttggggcagggagggaagttTTCCCTTCCCAGACGTGACACTGGCTCCTTCTCCCCACACCCACGGTCCCATGTATGATGGGCTGTGCACGATGGACTGTGCCTGCAGCTCCATCCTGCTGCAAACTGCCCATCCCAGGCTGGCTCCCAGGAATGGGCCATGGAGAAACCTCGAAGTTACACAGAGagagtggggctgggcagggctcccCAGGCTTCCTCTCCTTGCTGAGGCCCTGCCTCTCCCTTAGCTGCacccactgcagctgctgtgagcTGGGTGGGGGTCTGCTTTGACTCCAAGCCCAAGGAACAGGCTCTGAAGCTAGCTCAGAGCAAAACACACTCGTTATGTGTCTTGCTTATTAACAAGCTGCTTCTGCCTACAAGAAGTCCATTTCCTTCACATTGCTCTGTTGTAAGCAGAGGCTAGCTGCAGGAGTCATGTAGGGCAGGTTTGCATTTCTCAcaccaaaagaaataaatcactaAACTACACCAAACCCAACCCCTAGAGCTGGGAACAGCATAGCCATTCCATGCCAGTCCTTCCTGTTTGCTGCAAGGTTATCTGTGGCCCAGATGAGCTCATCCCATCCTGTGGCTGGCAAGACTCTGTCAtctcactgcaaaaaatactagaaaaatagaatttaaaaaaaaagtctatagCATTATGTAAATCTGAGCCCACCTTGCCAGCTGTGTGTGACAAGTTGTCTGCAtgagcagctgccctgggccaGGTCCTGCAGCAATTCCATCAGGGAATGCTCCTGCTGAGCTTAAGCTGGAGGTCTTCAGAccctctgcagcctctgagTTCCATGTTGGGCAGAGACCCCTGTGGAGttgtggcacacagggagcagtGATGTGCCCAGGTGCAGTTTTCAGTACTCAGTGAGTAGGGACAGAAGGCCAGTGCACTCTTAACATACACCAAAAATGGTGTCCAAGCTGCTGAAAAGCTTTGATATCGTAAAAACAGCCTGGCAGCCCCTTGTGCTGCCTCTCAGACTCCCCAGGACTCACACACCCTGTACAAATAAAGCACATCCATTCCATTAGGTAGGGCTTGCAAGCAATACTTGAGATTTAGCAGTTTTTAAATGTCCACTGATAAATTCCAAGGCCATTCCTGTTCTGTGTGGTTGAAGAACTTCTCTACCTGTTTCAAATTTCTAATGTTTTATGAAAAACCTGGAAGTCCTGCAGTTAGCACACAGCTGCTTAGGTGGGGCTTTTTGAACAAAAAGTTTCATGGCTATTTTGGGACTTTTAAATCCTAAGGAAAGCCTGCTTCTACTTGCTGACTACTCTGTAGCTGTTTGCTTCTTTTAACCTTGGAGCCTTGTCTGGGGCTGTTTCAGTAACTACCTTCTGGTTCTATTTTATTGTGCAATGCTGGTGTTTTAAGCATTTTGTTTAGAAGAGTTCTCACATGTTTTGGAACGAAATCTGGcagtaaggaaaaaagaagaaagaaagagaaaaaagcagcactgtGATCCAGGTTACCACAATCTCCTCATGAGGAATTCCCAGGTAgaggggttggggtttttggtgaGGGAATTCTTTTcatagtgttttcttttaaggaaaacTGACAGAACTGCACAGAAAGGGACCACTGGGTGAGCCACCTTGTCTCCACTGGCACTAACTCCAGGCAAGGCTGAGCTGCCCCGGTTCCtatggagccaggctgggttATCTGTgctccccagcagagctgtgttaTGGCTGGGCCAGCAGCAGTCTCAGCCCCTGGCTGCCTGCCAGGTCTCCAGTTGAAGCAGGGATAAATGTTTGGTTCAGGCTATTTGGGATTCAGGTAAAGAGAGCTGCAGGTCCAACCTCTCTCTCTGTGAAAGCCTTAActccccccctgccctgcagcctccctctGCCTGGGCCTTAGTCAGCCAGGACTATCCTGCCACTGcgaggggctgctcccagctcctaCTAATTGTAAAGGTCTCTGGATTTTCCTGCTCGAAGCCACTGTCTCCCTGTAGAGCCCAAGTGCCATCCTTGACAGCCTCTGCTcctcagtgctgtgctgctctccctgctttGTGTCAAGTGCCAGGTGCGAAGCACCCGCTCATCCCACTGGCAACAAACCCTTCAGCACCTTTCCCAAAGGGCTTTTGGAAGTGCACACCTGTACCCCTAACCCAGAGGGCTGCTGCAAACAGCCTTTTGGGAATGAGAGGAAGAAGACAGCAGAGCAGTGACTCCCAGCCATCTCCCCCTTGGCACGCAGCCACAGCCAGGTGTGCTCCAAGGGTGGAAGCTCTCCAAGAACCTAAACTCATGTCCAGACCTACTGAGCCACAGTACAGAATTTAAAAAGGTGAAAACACCAGCTTTTCCCAGTAACACAGACCAACACCTTTGTTTTATCGTTGCTCCTGCCCACAGCTTCAGCAGCATCCTGCATGATCCCGCCCTGCCAAGCCATACAGTGAACTATGcagtcctgctcctgctctgggctcagTCTGCTGGTCTTACAGAGAGTTTTACATCCTCATGAACCCCAGAATTCATAGGTGAGGTTGGAAAGGGTGTCATGCATCAGAGCGAGGCAGGCAGGTGACACCAGGAGTCTCGGGTGAGCTGGAAGATGGTGATAGCCTGGTCATGTGTCCCAGAGTGAAGAGAGCAGGGGGACAGCAACACAAATAATCCTCTAATCCAAGTGCAGTTGTGCTCGGGCTCCGTAATTCCTTCTGACCACGTCCCCACGGCATGACAGCAGCTGTGTTCCTCAGCAGTTCCTCACACAGATACTGTCTGCATCTTCAGCTGCCACTCCCTCTGTTTCCAGAAGAGGGTCTCCCAGTGCATGCAGGAATGAGGCTGCAGGAGTGTGCTCCAGCTTTGGATTCtcacctctgctctggagcaggaCGTGACCCACAGGAGACCTTCCTTGGGAAGGGGAGTGCAGTCGTAGGTGAGTAATGAGGACTTGGCCCCTGTGAAGTCTTAAGTAAAGcattaatttctgatttttgcagAGTCTTATCAGGTGATATCTATATGCATCTCTGAAAACACCCCCACAACTTTGTGCCTATGTCTTTGCAGTGATCCCCCACCCCTGCTCACCACTGGGGGATCAGTGAGGATTGCACAGTGGTAGTAAGTTGctacacaaaaccaaaaccgaCTTGAAAACGTTCTGTTCCTCTTTGACCACAGAAGGGACAGAACCTCAAGTGAGCTCTGCCATCCCCCAGGCTGGTGACAGGGCATTGACTTAAGTGGTGTGTTAAATGTCAGGAAATCTGGGTGAGAAGTTGTTTTCCCTCCTTTCGTTGCGGCGGCTTAGGCACGTTCCTGTTTCCCCGAGCCCCGGGCCCTGTGAAAGGCACCTGtgagcacacacacacctcGGTTCCTCCTGTGTGCAGAGCCCTGCCTTGTCCACCTGGGGGGGGACTAAAGGGTTGTTTTGCTGttcattttcctgctgtagaagacatgatttttctttccctgagcCGCATGAGAGAAACATCCCAGAAAGTCTTGGGTTACCTTTGGAGTTCCCTTCACTTTAATTTATAGAGTGTCTTTTTTTGTGAACTGGTGTAAAATGTATATGCCGACGAACTcatgtatttttatgtaaatattttttgtggtttcCCCACTTTCCCTTCTCTGTAAATATTTAGAATTCTCATATTCTTCTCACCTTGTATGATGCAgatgtggttttgtttctgttttttatttgtaCTGTAATGCAACAATCCAGACTGAGGTGTCTTGTGGTATTAAACAAAAGCAACAGTCCCACTGAGCTCACACTCAGATGTGCAACTTGACAGCATTAATCAAGCCAGGTTAAAAACCACTCAGGTGTGCCtgtgtgtattttttcctctgccttgTTAATTAACAGTgtacttaaaaaacaaaacaggaggaGCCATCTTGGGGCCGTGCCttggagggagggatgctggCAGGCAGCTAAAGGTGAAGGAGGTGACTTTGAGTTCCCATGCCAAGGCTTGGGCTTATCTGTGCCATTCCACCTGTGCCCACTGCTGCTTCCTAACAATAAATGAACCTGCCTGAGCTGTTTGAGTATCCCTTTCCTCTCACCCAGCAGGACAGCACGAGCAGAAacagcctggccctggcacTGAAGGCACAGGGCAGATGAAGTCAGGACAAACAGATGGCACAGGCCACCTCTGAGTTGGCTGGGAGGGATTCTGGGCAGCACAGTAATACTGCTCATAGTTAATTAATAGCAAAAAGTTgattaaaggaaacaaatttcaaacatttttatcTCTAAGAAGGAACTCTCACAGTCTTTTCATCCAGTAAATAATACTGAGTTTAGAACTGCTGCCAGGAATAAAAGCAGCCTAATCCTTCTCTCCATGGAGGACAGGTGACCCCACTGCTGATGGACCTGTGGAGTGGCTCCTGCTGTGCAgtccagctctgcccagaggcTTTGTGTGACTGCAGAGGGGCTGCATTAGCCCTTCGGAAATCTTGGCCTCATCTGCTCCCAAATCCTCACTTCTCAGTCCAGATCTGATTATTAATGCACATCCAAACTCGGCGCCGCTGTCCTTGTAAGGTCCCACCAGCAAACCCAGCAACCCACCCCTCCTGCCTGAGCCAGGAATTCCTGCTCTTCCAGATCCAGGAGCTGAGGCTGTGCCACGGGGAACCCTCCATGCTCAGTGTCTCCCCTCTCGTGGGAGGACACCAGAGCTGTCCTCGCAGGGCAGGACATGACCAGGCTGACTTGGCAAATAAAAATCTTGACATCTAAGTTCAGTAGACAAATTTCCATCTTAACTGAAGTGTTGGTGGCTGGTCAGCCTGTTTTCTGCACAGCACCCTGCCACGGAAGGGTAAATCTATGGCAGGACACTCGGGCTGGGTGGGGAAGGGAACAGCAGGAGAATGAACCCCAGGGGTGTTTCCTCagggagcagccccagaagTGGCATCCCACCTCCCCAGCTCCAAAAGCAGCACCACGGGCATTTCCTTCGATGCCACCGAGATCCCAGTGAGGCAAGAACTGGGCTGGGGTTCCACACACCAGGAGAGGGTTCGGGTGCCCCTGCAGCGCCGGGAGCAGCTCAGTTCTCCAGTTCTCCAGTTCTCCAGCCACTGCTCTGAGGATAAACAGGATGGAAACTCCGTCCCTCTCTGACAGCCTGTCCCGAGCAGCTGAGGTTTGTGGGCAGACcaggaagaaaagggagaaggatGGGTGTAAATTGTGCCAGAGGAGTGGCAGAAGCTGGGCAGTCGCTTTTCCTCCAAGCAGTTCCAGCAGGCAGCGCTGTTAGACCGCCTTTGCCTCAAACTCGACCTGTCGCTGAAAAGGATGATGATGTTCCTTTCTAGCAGTTTCCGCTCAGCTTTCCAACTCCTTGTGTGTAAGcatgggttttcttttaattttttcatattagaAGAGATTTGCAGAGTGGTCAATGCTGGCAGCATCCTAAGGCAATCCTGAGGAGCAGTCCCACTCCCCCCAAATCTTGAGCATCCCCACCAGGAGGTGACCTGCAGACTTCGGCAGGGAAGCCACTAAGTTCCACTAAGCTCCAGGGCCCCATCCCTAAGGAACATGACAATATGTTCACTTCTACACTGAAAGTCATCCAAAACCAGCAACTGATGCTGGAAAGCCAGGAAGATGCTCagtccttccttcctccctccagcTGGTGCATGGATGCCCTGCTAAGATTCATTATGAGCTCACAGAGCTAGAAGGGCCCCCAGCACAGGCTCCGAGCCCAGCACCTGCCAGAGCAAGGCTTGGGCAAATAcatccccagctgtgccacGGCTGAGCCTCCCTTCCCGtccccttcctcctttcccacACCCGAGCCTGCATTTGTGACCTTCCTgtcacccaggagctgggggtccaggcagggcaggggacagagggcactgccccagacccctccaaactggagctgctgtgtgccCCTCTAGCAGGGCTTGACAGGAGTTTGGCAGCgccacaggagctggggagggctgCGGGAGGTCACCCAAATCCCCTGGACTGGCATTCCTGTCAGGAActgcctgccagctctgccagggagctggcacGGAGGGCAAGGATCTTGCCCAGGCACAGACCGGCCACTCCCAAGGGAGAATGCATGACGTGGGGCCAGAGCAGCAACTGAAATGGATGGGAACAGCAATCCTTTGTGCTCCTCTCATCCTTCCCGCGGACAGCAGGAGCaagctccctgctccagggctgtccagcctcctcccactcctccctcGGGAAGAACTGAGAGGGCAGGGTCCTGCCCTTTGCTTTGCATCTGAAAAAGCTTTGAGGCAgctctgcatcaggaactgTCACACCactccctgcccctctgccatcACTTCATCAACCTTTCCTGAAGGGTTTTTGTTAATCCTGTGCCATTTGGATGCTCAGAGGCAGTGGGAGAAGTCAGGGGTgttgggaagggctggggtgTCCCAGCGAAGGGATCGGCTGCTGAGCACACCCTGAGTCACTGCAGTGTTCTGTGGGGTAACCAAACTGCACCCCGACACCTAAAGTCATTAATTcaagaggcagcagagcccaaACCAAAGGTGTGACCTGCAGAAAGCATCCCTGGAATAGGGAATGGGCTGTCCTGGTGAAAGGGGGGGCTTGGtgcattttacaggaaaattaaaGCTGCCTCAACTCCATCCTGTGCATCTTAATCCTTCCAGTTCCAGATCCTTCCCAATGGGCCAAGGAAAGTCACCAGCCTCAGACAGACACCTTGAGTCCAGACTGTGTCTGTTTTATGGTCAAAGTGCAGGAcaggctcctccaggccctgcccagagctgctggccagCCTGTCGTGACACTGTCCCTGTCGTgacactgtccctgtccctgtccctgtcgtAGCGCTCAGGGcccacccagcagcacaggggcagcCTCACTGCTCTGATTCCCTCacaaggggaaaagggagatggATCCCCCAGAAGCATCCTGTATAGAGTGTCTGAATTCATTAATTACAGCAGATGCAGTCAGGAGGCTCTCACCTTTCTGAACAAGGAAAGTTGCTCTTCTAAATACCAAAGGCAGCAGAATGAGATCCTCGTACAGATCTCAGCCTGATGGGGTTGTGCATTTAAAAGGATGCAATGATTGTAGGTGTAACAggtgagaaaggaaaaacaggtTACACAAAGGGGAAGGTGTTCAAGTAAAAATATGTTCATCCATTTTTTAAAGATGCTGGAGAATATTTGACTCCAGCAAGTGCTGGAACTTTATGCATTATTCAAACTGTGTGAACGTTTGAAGCCTGGAGACCTGGAAGCCTTCACTGAGAACAAGTCTCCTGGCACGTTCCCAGGGAGGAAGTGTGGCTGATCCGT
This genomic interval from Taeniopygia guttata chromosome 24, bTaeGut7.mat, whole genome shotgun sequence contains the following:
- the ARHGAP32 gene encoding rho GTPase-activating protein 32 isoform X3, whose amino-acid sequence is MYSGTKEGKRGVSTQQIMMKSSVHAEEDDFVPELQRSIHPRERPDWEETLSAMARGADIPDIPGELPLRSCGSTASMKVKNVKKYIPPGLMGCDAFHRLSFTKGHFPKMAECAHFHYENVDFGNIQLSLPEEQNEVTRNGCESKELVYLVQISCQGRSWIVKRSYEDFRVLDKHLHLCIYDRRFSQLAELPRSDALKDSPELVTQMLMAYLARLSNIAGNKINCGPALTWMEIDNKGNHLLVHEESSINVPAIAAAHVIKRYIAQAADELSFEVGDIVSVIDMPPKELTSWWRGKHGFQVGFFPSECVELINDKVPQSVTNSVPKPVSKKHGKLITFLRTFMKSRPTKQKLKQRGILKERVFGCDLGEHLLNSGHDVPQVLKSCTEFIEKHGIVDGIYRLSGIASNIQKLRHEFDSEQIPDLTKDIYIQDIHCVGSLCKLYFRELPNPLLTYQLYEKFSDAVSAATDEERLVKIHDVIQQLPPPHYRTLEFLMRHLARLADYCSITNMHTKNLAIVWAPNLLRSKQIESACFSGTAAFMEVRIQSVVVEFILNHVDVLFSSKLSSVIRDGAGHSSLSRPKSLLVSSPSTKLLTLEEAQARTQAQINSPIVADSKYIEVGEGPAALQGKFHTVIDFPSERKRPPSKMKKSPVGSWRSFFNLGKSSSVSKRKLQRNPSEPSEMKAIALAGGRGDSGTLRSAKSEESLTSLHAVDGESKLFRPRRPRSSSDALSASFNGELLGNMNRCNSYDNLPHDDSDGDEGLIHVPALISPRSSEDVDLSPPDIGVASLDFDPMSFQCSPPQAESECLDSSTSLLEAIDINKEKPSLLKKDLESGSQSQTPGSATSSEPVSPFQEKMSPFFTLELSPTEEQACKPLSFSPKTARKPIKSPPLSTEPTSFVLPSRVPEAMGGVPTTSRNSSASSWSKEIGITEITNRSPTQMSLPLKNSETGTGEGAHQELQHPQLVAACKAELPEEGERAMPSSQNKTVPSGHTQPGAVALDSPQDPVPVSSVSLIPPPPPKNAARMLALALAESAQQASAQSHKRPGDAHAESTNYGEAEAGTALEKLHLSAGAPDKLHLFTALPENRLHFQPGAPLEQDCQGTAGEQNHPPGAPGGQEPLPLDTGMPRDTPGSRDVEQEQSSIHLSRAGNKEPFPAHVGDWEHAALHGPGTLPERELPGMELAVEQPHLRAGLAGDKLHAPCTAEDKLQSPSVGAAGDKGSPAAVPYLSTLPGAAPEPRAPPGAAPQADAAVPPAPRAAAAPAQRQEHQAAVGQVPAAKAPSSSGQMWTTAAPEKPPEPTPGFVSESSSSARGSSSVPAGHQSHLEKPRESTRAPPLHLRSESVPAPSSYSFTPPVPPVRTLESKIAAAMHSNNTDAINNSNYHPFLASSMLASSMEEALLPPPPPPPKHSSLQPVYVPHPKPDSLPEPVGPDSYLHAKHQYRPEGVPAHGYHGKAEQHQPYPPRPEPPVTAGARYGSYGTQGKGSAAGLHPKPRSRTDFVSSVSPTGLRGTSYAEEAPPYPTIRRVQSLHVPGPAAAAAIRSVPISRTEVPPDDEPVYCPRPLYQYKPYQPHSDYHVTQLQPYFENGRVHYRYSPYSSSSGSPYYTAADGSFYDLDPYSTVRIRPFHGLPGREFSPYVSRLQGKGLYRYPSLAAYPRAGLINHLGKEHSFVSRDVPPAPDIKHMYMSWDLEDMEKYRMQSIRRESRTRQKVKGPLMSQYDNVAPLLQDELGGLDAVHLRSKSDPGKSGLLTVAEGKEGRYPAKAATPEGDERYYGQHAEPELDRALYHGEGYGNGQPEKPSLPQKQSSIRNRKMHEPGSSSSEHRTYLQQEANHRQPSEPKNGPPYPEYRPKGGPEPSEPMGYQHSGSKYIPASQETLRLNHKEGRLADDRLDLERPRGRVPMEKHSRDCYKQEEHAASPMAPPPKPERSHSLRMREHPEPMEKDSALLYPYQTLGKRQSTMTVVSQYDNLEDYHTLPQHQRGGYAGAGGFVPPGFPHVHSRTYATALGQGAFLPTELCLQRPETEVHVE